A single genomic interval of Romboutsia ilealis harbors:
- a CDS encoding response regulator transcription factor, with the protein MKKILIVEDDKILNRGVAFALKKEEYEVISAYSKIEGLEAILNNKIDFLLLDINLPDGDGLDLCKEVREKGNFKIVFFTANDTEEDMVKGFESGCDDYISKPFSVEVLKHKVNAMLRYKKRDENIFEYENLKINFDKMAVYINDEEVSLSVTEYRLLELLAKNKGKVITKEIILDKIWDSRGSFVDENTLTVTIRRLRKKIESDLKNCKYIITVFGIGYTFGE; encoded by the coding sequence ATGAAAAAAATTTTAATAGTAGAAGATGATAAAATTCTTAACCGTGGTGTAGCATTTGCCTTGAAAAAAGAAGAATATGAAGTTATATCAGCATATTCTAAGATAGAAGGATTAGAAGCTATTTTAAATAATAAAATTGATTTTTTACTTTTAGATATTAATTTACCTGATGGAGATGGATTAGATTTATGTAAGGAAGTTAGAGAAAAAGGTAATTTTAAAATAGTATTTTTTACAGCAAATGATACAGAAGAAGATATGGTAAAAGGATTTGAAAGTGGATGTGATGACTATATATCAAAGCCTTTTTCAGTAGAAGTATTAAAGCATAAAGTAAATGCTATGCTTAGATATAAAAAAAGAGATGAAAATATATTTGAATATGAAAATTTAAAAATAAATTTTGATAAAATGGCAGTATATATAAACGATGAAGAAGTGAGTTTAAGTGTAACTGAATATAGACTATTAGAACTACTTGCTAAAAATAAAGGTAAAGTAATTACAAAAGAAATAATTTTAGATAAAATATGGGATAGTAGAGGAAGCTTTGTTGATGAAAATACATTAACAGTAACCATAAGAAGGCTTAGAAAAAAGATAGAAAGTGATTTAAAAAACTGTAAATATATAATAACTGTATTTGGAATTGGTTATACCTTTGGAGAATAA
- a CDS encoding sensor histidine kinase, with translation MKMCFNKINNIYKFIIILITIILNIWIYLNLKNLNISLLLLVFSMFILVMFFIQERRYENYIKCSLLDLSDMLQTIIDMKDKAIFSTMEDTIFSKLQYQTIKLTNILNAKNKQMETERNEIKALVSDIAHQLKTPLTNLKIYGEFFKDESLTVEERKEFSEIMTISLDRLTFLVESMIKMSRLEGNVINLRIEKNDLNDTVILAISQVQKKAREKNINIELIQIDKVEIIHDKNWISEAIFNILENGVKYTKENGEIKVTIQSYEMFVRIDIEDNGIGIKEEEIPKIFMRFYRGKNVGSTEGIGIGLYLTRTIISKHGGYIQVSSNKNGSIFSVFLPNKLDT, from the coding sequence ATGAAAATGTGTTTTAATAAAATAAACAATATATATAAATTTATAATTATATTAATAACAATTATTTTAAATATATGGATATATTTGAATTTGAAAAACTTAAATATTTCATTATTATTATTAGTTTTTTCAATGTTTATATTAGTGATGTTTTTTATACAAGAAAGAAGATATGAAAATTACATAAAATGCTCGTTACTAGATTTATCTGACATGCTTCAAACTATTATAGATATGAAGGATAAAGCAATATTTTCTACAATGGAAGATACTATATTCTCAAAATTACAATATCAAACTATAAAACTTACAAATATATTAAATGCGAAAAATAAACAAATGGAAACGGAAAGAAATGAAATAAAGGCATTAGTATCTGATATTGCCCATCAACTGAAAACACCTTTGACTAACTTAAAAATATATGGAGAGTTTTTTAAAGATGAAAGTTTAACTGTTGAAGAAAGAAAAGAATTTAGTGAAATTATGACAATCTCTTTAGATAGACTTACTTTTTTAGTTGAAAGTATGATTAAAATGTCTAGGTTAGAAGGTAATGTAATTAATTTAAGAATAGAAAAAAATGATTTAAATGATACAGTAATACTTGCAATAAGCCAAGTACAAAAAAAGGCTAGAGAAAAAAATATAAATATTGAACTTATTCAAATAGATAAAGTTGAAATTATACATGATAAGAACTGGATTAGTGAAGCTATATTTAATATTTTAGAAAATGGAGTAAAGTATACAAAGGAAAATGGAGAAATAAAGGTAACTATACAAAGTTACGAAATGTTTGTAAGGATAGATATTGAAGATAATGGTATCGGTATAAAAGAAGAAGAAATCCCTAAAATTTTTATGAGATTTTATAGAGGAAAAAATGTAGGAAGTACAGAAGGTATAGGAATAGGTCTTTATTTGACAAGAACTATAATATCTAAACATGGAGGATATATTCAAGTTAGTTCAAATAAAAATGGGTCTATATTTTCTGTATTTCTACCAAATAAGTTAGACACTTAG
- a CDS encoding NAD(P)H-dependent oxidoreductase, whose translation MNILIIHGSPRRGNTWNIVNRVREKINEKIDVDYEIIELSKMKIPMCTGCFNCILKTEKKCPHYESIKYINNKIDWCDAMIITSPVYSLQVSGQLKNFIDHMSYNFHRPKYFNKKALIITTTAGVNAKEISNYIKEVLTFWGINTTYKLPIVYRNAKLEIYDKQIDKVLNEFIDTLKNNTFKSPTFKTIASYNVFRSMSTNLYTKGNPDYDYWKNSELYKYPYHPDIKIGMIKSIFGNTLYKVVSKRMKNNKDMKYNERKIRIIKRLPKEEGINL comes from the coding sequence TTGAATATATTAATTATACATGGAAGCCCAAGAAGGGGAAACACTTGGAACATAGTAAATAGAGTTAGAGAAAAAATAAATGAAAAAATAGATGTAGATTATGAAATAATAGAACTTAGCAAAATGAAAATACCAATGTGTACAGGATGCTTTAACTGTATATTAAAAACTGAAAAAAAATGTCCACACTATGAAAGCATAAAATATATAAATAATAAAATTGATTGGTGTGATGCAATGATAATAACATCTCCAGTATATTCACTTCAAGTATCAGGTCAACTTAAAAACTTTATAGACCATATGTCATACAATTTTCATAGACCTAAATACTTTAATAAAAAAGCACTTATAATAACTACAACAGCAGGAGTTAATGCGAAAGAAATTTCTAATTACATAAAGGAAGTACTTACATTTTGGGGAATAAACACTACTTATAAATTGCCGATAGTATATAGAAATGCTAAATTAGAAATATATGATAAGCAAATTGATAAGGTATTAAATGAATTTATAGATACCTTAAAAAATAATACTTTTAAATCACCTACTTTTAAAACTATTGCAAGTTATAATGTTTTTAGGAGTATGTCAACAAATCTTTATACTAAAGGAAATCCAGACTATGATTATTGGAAAAACAGTGAACTTTATAAATATCCATATCATCCAGATATAAAGATAGGAATGATAAAGAGTATATTTGGTAATACACTTTATAAAGTTGTTTCAAAACGAATGAAAAATAATAAGGATATGAAATATAATGAACGAAAAATTAGAATAATTAAACGATTGCCTAAAGAAGAAGGAATTAACTTGTAA
- a CDS encoding PadR family transcriptional regulator produces the protein MILIPLLILGLIKQNPGSYGYELLSLMEERHYKYVVNFTKGSFYYNLQQLEEKKYIKRVNKLDNVRETQNYVITELGDKEFERLMHKYGSKTEYINLSFYGAMLFADEYKTEELKKLIETQIEQTKERIFLLEKSIKEDNTVSIYFKKMMENSLSHHLVNVQWFEDLLKNM, from the coding sequence ATGATTTTGATACCATTATTAATTTTAGGCTTAATAAAACAAAATCCAGGTTCTTATGGATATGAATTGTTATCGTTAATGGAAGAAAGACACTATAAATATGTAGTGAATTTTACCAAAGGATCGTTTTATTATAATCTTCAACAACTAGAAGAAAAAAAATATATTAAAAGAGTTAATAAGTTAGACAATGTTAGAGAAACTCAAAATTATGTTATAACTGAACTTGGTGATAAAGAATTTGAAAGATTGATGCACAAATATGGTTCTAAAACAGAATATATAAATTTATCTTTTTATGGAGCTATGTTATTTGCTGATGAGTATAAAACAGAGGAATTAAAAAAATTAATAGAAACACAAATAGAACAAACTAAAGAAAGAATTTTTTTATTAGAAAAATCTATTAAAGAAGATAATACTGTTTCTATTTATTTTAAAAAAATGATGGAAAATTCACTTTCACACCATTTAGTAAATGTTCAGTGGTTTGAAGATTTACTAAAAAACATGTAG
- a CDS encoding sialate O-acetylesterase gives MIKSFLMLGQSNMAGRGFINEVPPIYNERIYMLRNGRWQMMTEPINYDRPVSGISLAGSFAEAWSCKNKDDIIGLIPCAEGGSSLDEWAVDKELFRHAVNEAKFAKESSELVGILWHQGENDSNNGNYKVYYKKLLVIIEALRKELNAPDIPIIIGGLGDFLGKEGFGKSCTEYTLINKELKKFAFEQDNCYFVSAEGLTSNPDGIHIDAISQRKFGLRYFEAFSNKDHILKPLANENELVDLICSRAHTKSEKIYMQSMDFALGKISYDEFISQVTKINND, from the coding sequence GTGATTAAATCATTTTTGATGTTAGGGCAGTCAAATATGGCTGGAAGAGGTTTTATTAATGAAGTACCTCCTATTTATAATGAAAGAATATATATGCTACGTAATGGAAGATGGCAAATGATGACTGAACCTATTAATTATGACAGACCTGTTTCAGGAATAAGTTTAGCTGGTTCATTTGCAGAGGCGTGGTCTTGCAAGAATAAAGATGATATTATTGGCTTAATTCCTTGTGCAGAAGGTGGAAGTTCATTGGATGAGTGGGCTGTAGATAAAGAACTTTTTAGACATGCAGTAAATGAAGCTAAATTTGCTAAAGAAAGCAGTGAACTAGTTGGTATTTTGTGGCATCAAGGAGAAAATGATAGTAATAATGGAAATTATAAAGTATATTATAAAAAGTTACTTGTAATTATTGAAGCTCTTAGAAAAGAATTAAATGCTCCAGACATTCCAATTATTATTGGTGGATTAGGAGATTTTTTAGGTAAAGAAGGATTTGGAAAAAGTTGTACAGAATATACTCTTATCAATAAGGAATTAAAAAAATTTGCTTTTGAGCAAGATAATTGTTATTTTGTTAGTGCAGAAGGTTTAACTTCTAATCCTGATGGAATTCATATTGATGCAATTTCTCAAAGAAAATTTGGGTTAAGATATTTTGAAGCTTTTTCTAATAAAGATCATATATTAAAACCATTGGCTAATGAAAATGAGTTAGTAGATTTAATTTGTTCAAGAGCTCATACTAAGTCAGAAAAAATATATATGCAAAGTATGGATTTTGCTTTAGGTAAAATATCATATGATGAATTTATATCTCAAGTTACAAAAATTAATAATGATTAA
- a CDS encoding adenosylcobalamin-dependent ribonucleoside-diphosphate reductase, with protein MMIRGVFMIKLEKRDGTYEVFDKNKIINAIYKSTINSKYGIDKNLGKKIADNIENMINENKINLTVEDIQDNIEVLLMESNRKDVAKNYILYREKRSDLRKSKWQMDELQKSIWANKYQYNNESFNEWIERVSGGNKKIAKLIRERKFLFAGRILANRGLPKDGIKVTYSNCYVLSPPQDNLESIFDTAKYLARTFSYGGGVGIDISNLRPKGAIVHNSAKTTTGSVSFMDLYSMTTGLIGQRGRRGALMISMDVNHPDIEEFIDVKTDLEKVTKANISVRINDEFMKAVLNKSMYECKFKVEADGEEIVKEVDAYKLFMKLITNNWDFAEPGILFWDNIEKNHLLSEDKDFKYAGVNPCAEEPLPAGGSCLLGSINLSEFVIAPFTKHAMFDKTKFKSCVRDCVVGLNEVLEEGLDLHPLKEQRESASKYRQIGLGVMGISDMLIKLNIRYGSDESIKLCEELSNMMLNEAVTQSALLAKEYGSYEKYNENALFKSSFFINNIREDVKDLVKKYGLRNSQLLTIPPTGSISTMLGISGGIEPMFNLSYFRKTESLHDEDVIYKVYTPIVKEYMDINEITNEEDLGDIFVTAMNLKPEERIKMQKAWQINIDASISSTINLPYEATVEDVYNIYVSAWENNLKGITIYRDGCKRSGVLLNEKPKENKKDNSYEEIEKEDKLKEEETEKFVCPECGNESIIPTGGCGICLQCGYSKCN; from the coding sequence ATGATGATAAGAGGTGTATTTATGATAAAACTTGAAAAAAGAGATGGCACTTATGAAGTTTTTGATAAAAATAAAATAATAAATGCCATTTACAAGTCAACTATAAACAGCAAATATGGAATAGACAAAAATTTAGGAAAAAAAATAGCTGATAATATAGAAAATATGATTAATGAAAATAAGATAAACCTTACAGTTGAAGACATACAAGACAATATTGAGGTTTTACTTATGGAATCTAATAGAAAAGATGTAGCTAAAAATTACATTTTATATAGAGAAAAAAGGTCAGATTTAAGAAAATCTAAATGGCAAATGGACGAACTTCAAAAATCTATTTGGGCTAATAAATATCAATACAACAATGAAAGTTTTAATGAATGGATAGAGAGAGTATCTGGAGGAAATAAAAAAATAGCAAAACTAATAAGAGAGAGAAAATTTTTATTTGCAGGAAGAATTCTTGCGAATAGAGGTTTACCTAAAGACGGAATAAAAGTAACTTATTCAAACTGCTATGTATTAAGTCCCCCACAAGATAACTTAGAAAGTATATTTGATACAGCAAAATATTTGGCAAGAACATTTAGTTATGGTGGAGGAGTAGGCATTGATATATCTAATTTAAGACCAAAAGGAGCAATAGTTCACAACTCTGCAAAAACTACAACAGGTTCTGTATCATTTATGGATCTTTATTCTATGACAACAGGACTTATAGGGCAAAGAGGAAGACGTGGAGCTTTAATGATATCTATGGATGTAAATCACCCGGATATAGAAGAATTTATAGATGTAAAAACTGATTTAGAAAAAGTAACTAAGGCTAACATATCAGTTAGAATAAATGATGAGTTTATGAAAGCTGTTTTAAATAAATCTATGTATGAATGCAAGTTTAAAGTAGAAGCTGATGGAGAAGAAATAGTAAAAGAAGTTGATGCATATAAGCTATTTATGAAACTTATAACTAACAACTGGGATTTTGCAGAACCTGGAATACTATTTTGGGACAACATAGAAAAAAATCATTTATTAAGTGAAGATAAAGACTTTAAATATGCTGGAGTTAATCCGTGTGCAGAAGAACCACTTCCAGCAGGTGGAAGTTGTTTACTTGGATCAATAAATTTATCAGAATTTGTAATTGCCCCATTTACAAAACATGCTATGTTTGACAAAACTAAATTTAAATCATGTGTTAGAGATTGTGTAGTTGGATTAAATGAAGTATTAGAAGAAGGATTAGACCTTCACCCATTAAAAGAGCAAAGAGAAAGTGCATCAAAATATAGACAAATAGGCCTTGGTGTTATGGGAATTTCTGATATGCTTATAAAGCTTAATATAAGATATGGAAGTGATGAATCTATTAAATTATGTGAAGAACTTTCAAATATGATGTTAAATGAAGCAGTAACACAATCAGCACTTCTAGCTAAAGAATATGGTTCTTATGAAAAATATAATGAAAATGCTTTATTTAAATCAAGTTTCTTTATAAATAATATAAGAGAAGATGTAAAAGATTTAGTAAAAAAATATGGACTTAGAAATTCACAACTTCTTACAATACCACCAACAGGGTCAATATCAACAATGCTTGGGATAAGTGGTGGAATAGAGCCAATGTTTAATTTATCTTACTTTAGAAAAACAGAAAGTTTACACGATGAAGATGTAATTTATAAAGTTTATACTCCTATAGTAAAAGAGTATATGGATATAAATGAAATAACTAATGAAGAAGATTTAGGAGATATATTTGTAACTGCTATGAATCTAAAGCCTGAAGAAAGAATAAAAATGCAAAAGGCATGGCAAATAAATATAGACGCTTCAATATCATCAACAATAAATCTTCCATATGAAGCAACAGTTGAAGATGTTTACAATATATATGTAAGTGCATGGGAGAATAATTTAAAAGGAATAACAATATATCGTGATGGATGTAAGAGAAGTGGTGTACTTTTAAATGAAAAACCTAAAGAAAATAAAAAGGATAATTCATATGAAGAAATAGAAAAAGAAGATAAGTTAAAAGAAGAAGAAACAGAAAAGTTTGTATGTCCAGAGTGTGGAAATGAATCTATAATACCTACTGGTGGATGTGGAATATGTCTACAATGTGGATATAGTAAATGTAATTAA
- a CDS encoding oxaloacetate decarboxylase subunit alpha has translation MEKLKITETSLRDGHQSLIATRLKTNEIIPILETMDQVGYYAMEVWGGATFDACIRFLNEDPWERLRLIRKHVKNTKLQMLLRGQNLLGYRNYADDTVEKFIELSIKNGIDIIRVFDALNDVRNLEASIKAIKKYNGHCQCAISYTTSPIHTPEYYLELIKTMESMGADSICIKDMAGVLTPYKAYDLVKRIKEMTDIPIDLHTHCTGGIADMIYMKAVEAGVDIIDTAISPFSGGTSQPPTESLSLTFSEMERNPGLDMEKLLQVAEYFKPIRDKYMADGILNPKVLLTEPQTLKYQVPGGMLSNLLSQLKGQNAEDKYEDVLKEVPRVRKDLGYPPLVTPMSQMVGTQALFNVLTGERYKLVPKEIKDYVKGNYGKSPAPISDEFRKKIIGDEKVITVRPADLIAPEFEKMKKEAGNLAKNDEDVLAVALFPQVAPKFLENKYNKKPAEKEDNKIKFINVTM, from the coding sequence ATGGAAAAATTAAAGATAACAGAAACATCATTAAGGGATGGACATCAATCATTAATAGCAACAAGGCTAAAAACTAATGAGATAATACCAATACTTGAGACTATGGACCAAGTCGGATATTATGCAATGGAAGTTTGGGGTGGGGCTACATTTGATGCATGTATACGATTTTTAAATGAAGACCCATGGGAAAGATTAAGACTAATAAGAAAGCACGTTAAAAATACAAAGCTTCAAATGCTTTTAAGAGGTCAAAACTTATTAGGATATAGAAATTATGCAGATGATACTGTAGAAAAGTTTATTGAATTATCTATAAAAAATGGTATTGATATAATAAGAGTATTTGATGCGTTAAATGATGTTAGAAATTTAGAAGCATCAATTAAAGCTATAAAAAAATACAATGGCCACTGCCAATGTGCAATATCATATACAACAAGTCCTATACATACACCAGAGTATTATTTAGAATTAATAAAAACTATGGAATCTATGGGTGCAGACTCTATATGCATAAAAGATATGGCAGGGGTTTTAACTCCATATAAAGCATATGATTTAGTTAAACGTATAAAAGAAATGACAGACATTCCTATAGATCTTCATACTCACTGTACAGGTGGAATCGCAGATATGATATATATGAAGGCTGTTGAAGCAGGTGTTGATATAATAGACACAGCAATATCCCCATTTAGTGGTGGAACAAGTCAACCTCCAACAGAATCACTTTCTTTAACATTTTCTGAAATGGAAAGAAATCCAGGCCTTGATATGGAAAAATTATTACAAGTCGCAGAATATTTCAAACCAATAAGAGATAAATATATGGCTGATGGAATATTAAATCCAAAAGTACTATTAACAGAACCACAAACCTTAAAATACCAGGTACCAGGAGGTATGCTATCCAATCTTTTATCACAATTAAAGGGGCAAAATGCAGAAGATAAGTATGAAGATGTTTTAAAAGAAGTTCCAAGAGTTAGAAAAGACTTAGGATATCCACCACTTGTTACACCAATGAGTCAAATGGTTGGTACTCAAGCTTTATTTAATGTATTAACAGGTGAAAGATATAAATTAGTTCCAAAAGAAATAAAAGACTATGTAAAAGGTAATTATGGTAAATCTCCAGCACCAATAAGTGATGAATTTAGAAAAAAAATAATAGGAGATGAAAAAGTGATAACTGTAAGACCAGCAGATTTAATAGCTCCTGAGTTTGAAAAAATGAAAAAAGAAGCAGGAAACTTAGCTAAAAATGATGAAGACGTATTAGCAGTTGCACTATTTCCACAAGTTGCTCCTAAGTTTTTAGAAAATAAATATAATAAAAAGCCAGCAGAAAAAGAAGATAATAAAATTAAATTTATAAATGTAACTATGTAG
- a CDS encoding OadG family protein, translating to MGENLNLIQALYITISSMAMVFIILLVISGVLSLFKYIFKKENAVKASNVKDISKGTVNNIKNDSVQENINIDEDEKIVVALAASIMAGDGIPNPNLHIKRITRIS from the coding sequence ATGGGTGAAAATTTAAATTTAATTCAAGCTTTATATATAACAATATCAAGCATGGCAATGGTATTTATAATATTATTAGTAATTTCAGGTGTACTTAGTTTATTTAAATATATCTTTAAAAAGGAAAATGCTGTAAAAGCATCTAATGTTAAGGACATATCTAAAGGTACTGTTAATAATATTAAAAATGATTCAGTACAAGAAAATATTAATATTGATGAAGATGAAAAAATAGTAGTAGCATTAGCCGCATCTATAATGGCTGGAGATGGGATACCTAATCCAAATCTTCATATAAAGAGAATCACAAGAATATCATAG
- a CDS encoding biotin/lipoyl-containing protein, whose amino-acid sequence MSSKTYHIKLNGKVYEVEIEEVKEGQNVSFTQKVETKAEVKKEDLKPVGDSTENITAPMPGTITNILVKDGDSVKKGQVLAILEAMKMENEIVAPRDGAITVISVDKGQNVNPGDTLLKMA is encoded by the coding sequence ATGAGTTCTAAAACATATCATATAAAATTAAATGGAAAAGTATACGAAGTAGAAATAGAAGAAGTAAAAGAAGGTCAAAATGTATCATTTACACAAAAAGTTGAAACTAAGGCAGAAGTTAAAAAAGAAGATTTAAAACCAGTAGGTGATAGCACTGAAAATATAACTGCTCCAATGCCAGGAACAATAACAAATATATTAGTAAAAGATGGAGATAGCGTTAAAAAAGGTCAGGTTTTAGCTATACTTGAAGCTATGAAGATGGAAAATGAAATAGTGGCACCTCGTGATGGAGCTATAACAGTTATATCTGTAGATAAAGGTCAAAATGTAAATCCAGGTGATACATTACTTAAAATGGCTTAG
- a CDS encoding sodium ion-translocating decarboxylase subunit beta, whose translation MGDMLSNFILESGFANMGIKSILMILIACVFLYLAIKKGYEPYLLIPISIGMLLANMPGADLMKAPTDGELGGLLYYLYQGVHLCIFPPLIFLCIGASTDFGPMIANPKTMLLGAAAQFGIFFAFLGAILLGFNGLEAASIGIIGGADGPTAIQLTSKLAPHMLGTIALAAYSYMALVPVIQPPIIRALTTKEERAIKMEQLRPVSKTEKIVFPIVSMIIVIGLLPTAAPLIGMLMFGNLLKESGVVPKLVETAQNSLMYIVTIFLGLTVGATANAETFLTLQTLGVTAMGLVAFSVGTASGVLFGKLMCKATGGKINPMIGAAGVSAVPMAARVVQKVGQEENPSNFLLMHAMGPNVSGVIGSAIVAGILLKFFI comes from the coding sequence ATGGGAGATATGTTAAGCAATTTCATATTAGAGTCAGGTTTTGCTAATATGGGCATTAAGAGTATATTAATGATATTAATAGCTTGTGTATTTTTATACTTAGCTATAAAAAAAGGATACGAACCATATTTATTAATACCAATTTCAATTGGTATGTTACTTGCAAATATGCCGGGAGCAGATTTAATGAAAGCTCCAACAGATGGAGAATTAGGCGGACTTTTATATTATTTATATCAAGGTGTCCATCTATGTATTTTCCCACCATTAATTTTCTTATGTATAGGTGCAAGTACAGACTTTGGACCAATGATTGCAAATCCTAAGACAATGTTACTTGGAGCAGCAGCTCAATTTGGTATATTCTTTGCTTTCTTAGGAGCAATACTTCTTGGATTTAATGGACTTGAAGCAGCTTCAATAGGCATAATAGGTGGAGCTGATGGACCAACTGCAATACAGTTAACATCAAAATTAGCACCACATATGCTAGGAACTATAGCACTTGCAGCATATTCATATATGGCTTTAGTTCCAGTTATACAACCACCAATAATAAGAGCACTTACAACTAAGGAAGAAAGAGCTATAAAAATGGAACAATTAAGACCAGTTTCAAAAACTGAAAAAATAGTATTTCCTATAGTTTCAATGATAATAGTTATAGGACTTTTACCAACAGCAGCACCACTTATAGGAATGCTAATGTTTGGTAATCTATTGAAAGAAAGTGGAGTAGTTCCAAAGCTAGTTGAAACAGCACAAAATTCATTAATGTATATAGTAACAATATTTTTAGGTCTTACAGTAGGAGCTACTGCTAATGCAGAGACATTTTTAACACTTCAAACTTTAGGCGTAACAGCTATGGGTCTTGTAGCATTCTCTGTAGGTACTGCATCAGGAGTATTGTTTGGTAAACTTATGTGCAAAGCAACTGGTGGTAAGATAAATCCAATGATAGGTGCCGCAGGAGTTTCTGCAGTTCCTATGGCAGCTAGAGTTGTTCAAAAGGTTGGGCAAGAAGAAAATCCATCAAACTTCTTACTTATGCATGCAATGGGACCTAATGTTTCTGGAGTTATAGGATCTGCAATAGTTGCAGGAATACTTTTAAAATTCTTTATATAA